TAAGAAATTCAATATCGCATATCCGATAATATTACTCGGTGTCATAAAATTGATATGGTTTCTATGGCTAGGCCGCGATTCAACTGGCTATAATACCTATAGTGATCAATTTGGAGCTGGGAAAAAACTGTTACTGGGTGGGTTTCTGGTCTTTTACATAACACATTTCAAACACTATCTCAGAGCATTAAACTATAAGAATGTCATGCTTGCCATAATCGGCATTGCGTTTATATTAGCCTCATCTTATGCCTTTTGGCAGTCTTTCCATGGAATGGTACGTGTTGAAATGGCAATTAATCGAGCAACAATTTCAGCATATATTTACTCGACGTTGAGCATGATTTTTATTTATTTCTTGTACCTTCAAAAAAAACCAACATGCTATGTTATCGCGGCATTATCTATTTTAATCTCGTTTGTGGTAATTATTTTAACCGGCACTCGAGCCGCAATCATTTTTCATTTACTCATTATCGCAGTGATGACAACGTATTACTTCAAAAAAATCCATCTTAAATCAATGCTGGTTGTTTTGATTGTTGCGATATTTGCTATTTTCTTTTTGTATAAAAATTATATTTATCCAAAAATTGAGCAAACCTATGATGAAGTGAGTCTCTATCAGGAGGGGAAAGACAACACCTCACTAGGTGCTCGCTTCTCTATGTGGACCGTGGGAATAAATAACTTTG
The nucleotide sequence above comes from Buttiauxella selenatireducens. Encoded proteins:
- a CDS encoding O-antigen ligase family protein; this translates as MEKLKSRLYVTAFIFAALSIAFTLLSNGRQKDFYYIAVYLSIVGMIIERKNLSFKKFNIAYPIILLGVIKLIWFLWLGRDSTGYNTYSDQFGAGKKLLLGGFLVFYITHFKHYLRALNYKNVMLAIIGIAFILASSYAFWQSFHGMVRVEMAINRATISAYIYSTLSMIFIYFLYLQKKPTCYVIAALSILISFVVIILTGTRAAIIFHLLIIAVMTTYYFKKIHLKSMLVVLIVAIFAIFFLYKNYIYPKIEQTYDEVSLYQEGKDNTSLGARFSMWTVGINNFVNAPLGQSMQSRFNYSDQFTTQNPQYKSAMDFISVHLHDEMIETLSLQGIFGGLALLWLYVSLCWVALRERNTPLLFAMNGLIVYGLSDVLLLSSEAILFYVAVIGVCGISFPPKQKEV